A segment of the Thermoplasmatales archaeon genome:
GTGGGGAAGGTGGATTCGGCTCAATAGCTCACCCGGTTTTAGCAAGCAATTTTGTCGCTTATGTTGGGCAACCGATAGCAGCTGTATATGCGGCGGATCCATATACTTCAGAGGATCTGATTGATTCTGTACAGGTCGATTACGACCCCCTCAAAGCGGTGACGGATCCGGAGAAAGCAATAGATTTTGAACCGATACACCCAGGACTGAAATCAAATGTTGTTATAGATAGGTACTTCGGTGAGGACTTCGAAATAGATGCTGATGTTGTAGTTGAAGATAGGTTTGTCAATAACAGGGTAGCTACAGACCCTATAGAACCCAGGGGGATAGTATGTAATTACGACGGTAAAAGACTCACTGTCTGGACATCAACTCAAAGCGTGTTCAGCATACGTGGTGGATTGAGTGAGGCCCTCGGGATGCCAGAATCTGATATTCATGTTATACAGACTGATACTGGGGGTGCATTTGGGCTGAAAGGGGGGATGTATCCTGAGTACATAGTGGCTTCGTATCTCGCCATGAAAGAGCACAAGCCCGTGAAATGGATCGAGACAAGGCGCGAACACCTGATGGCAAGTAGGCCGGGAAGAGGTGTGATTGGAAAAATAAAGCTTTTTGCCGATCGCGAAGGTCGTATAAAGGGACTTAAGGGAGACGTTATAGTGGACAATGGTGCATATTCTGGCGGGTCTGGCGAGTTTAGTTCAATGTTCGTGGGTCGCCAACTTGCGGGTGTATATAAGATTGATAGGGCATATGTGAGGGCAAGATCCGTTCTTACGAACAAGGTTCCACAGGGACCTTATAGGGGTGCGGGAAGGCCTGAGGCGATGTTCTTCATAGAAAGGATTGTGGATCGCCTTGCAGACGAGCTGAACATGGATCCGCTCGCTTTGAGGCTGAAAAATGCGACAACTGAAAATTACAAGTCTCCTCTTGGTTATAATATAGAGCCATCCAGGGATTTCATCGAGAAAGCCGGTGAGGCTCTTGAGTATAGGAAATATTATCCTCATGGCAACTCTGGCTTTTCTGTAGGTATACTTTATCATGCAACCAGCGGCGGAGAATCCGCCAGAATACAGGTGAAGGATGGCAAGGTTACATTCTGGCTTGGCGGGAACGCCCATGGGCAGAGGCATGATGTATGGGGAAAGATGTTGATCCAGGAAGAACTAGGTGTCGACCAATCCATAATAGAATTTATGAACGGAGACAGCGATGCTCTTGAATCCGGTATAGGGACTTGGGGAAGCCGTTCTGCAATGGTCGGTGGCTCGGCGCTTGTCGTGGCTGCAAGAAAGTTAAAGAAGAAGGTCGAAGAAGCAAATGGAATATATTCCGTATCATCACTTCTTTCAGGGGAATGGGACGAATACGAATTCTTTGATTATGACAAGACCGAGAGCAGTCTCTGTGCAAACCTTGTTACAGTTGACGTTTCAGGCCTTCCAAAGATCAGGGTAGAAAAGTGCAGTGCATATTATGACGCTGGACGTGTACTCGATCCGGTTTATGCTGCTGGTCAAAATGCTGGTGGCTCCGCAGAAGGTATCGGGCAGGTTCTCACAGAATCTTTAACGTTCAATGATGAAGGCCAGCCATTGACAGCATCGATTGCCGATGCAGGCGTACTCACTGCAGATCTTCTTCCTAGATTCGAGGTAAAATTCCACCACTCTGAATCTACTCTGCCCTCAAAGGCGAAAGGTATTGGCGAAGCTCCCACTATAGGAGTACCAACCGCGCTCTCACGTGCAATAGAAAGGGCAACCGGATTGAGAATTAGGGAAACTCCGTTGTCGATGGAATACCTTATGAAGGCCGTTAAAAATTAGGTAACAGAGAGAAGATCCGAAGGGATTATCTTATCTCAAAACGCGCTTGCAAAAGAGAAGTTGCTGGGAAAAACATGACTTTTTCTATTTCTCAAAGCGCTGAAGTCATGGGAAAACCAATGAATATCCATGTAAGAATCCAATCTAGAACGCAGTTTATTTCTTCAGCAGGATCTTCATGGCTTCTGGTATCTTCTCGATCATGTCGTTTATGTCGTACCAATAGGACTTTTCCTTGTAGCACAGATCACCGACAGTTTTGTTGAGCAATGATGCCATGCAGGCGGATTCGAACGCGCTGGAGGACCTGGCAGAAATTGCGGTAGTCAATCCTGCAAGTAGATCTCCCGTTCCTCCCATCGTCATTCTAGGATTTCCACCCTCCACCCTTATGACTTTATCATGGAAAACAACGAGATCTTCCAGACCCTTAAGAATTATGACGATGTTGAATTTCTTGGAAAAGGCTATGGCATTTTCTTCTGTCGGCTTTGTCCCAGATATCCTTTCAAATTCTCCATGGTGTGGCGTTATTATTATTTCGGGCTTACTAAGCTCCTTCCTTATCACACTCAACAAGTCAAGTCCGTCTGCATCGACGACAACAACACCTGAAAACTCTTTTAGGTGAGAAAGGATCGGTGAGATATCCTGCCCTTTACCCAGGCCAGGACCTATAAGTATCGAATTGCTTTTTTCCATATCAACAAGAGTTTTATCATCAATTGGCCTGACAATTATCTGCGGGTCATAAGAACTCAGAACGACTCTGTTGTAGTCATTGCTGTATATCCTTACAAGATCTGCACCTGCCTTAACGGCCCCACTGGCAGAAATTATACCGGATCCGTAAAAGGTCCAGCCGGCCACGATTGCAACAACACCATTCATCCCCTTGTGCGAATCAACCTCCGGAAGTCTATAATATACAAAATCACCAGGACCAGCATATTTGAACGCCTTTTCTGGGATTCCTATATCCGCTATAACAATCTTCCCGGAATTTTGTTCGTTCATGC
Coding sequences within it:
- a CDS encoding xanthine dehydrogenase family protein molybdopterin-binding subunit is translated as MNLDEKFVKGKGQFIGDISFPNTLYLSFVRSNYARARIVKISGGITHKDVALKVSSVGEGGEGGFGSIAHPVLASNFVAYVGQPIAAVYAADPYTSEDLIDSVQVDYDPLKAVTDPEKAIDFEPIHPGLKSNVVIDRYFGEDFEIDADVVVEDRFVNNRVATDPIEPRGIVCNYDGKRLTVWTSTQSVFSIRGGLSEALGMPESDIHVIQTDTGGAFGLKGGMYPEYIVASYLAMKEHKPVKWIETRREHLMASRPGRGVIGKIKLFADREGRIKGLKGDVIVDNGAYSGGSGEFSSMFVGRQLAGVYKIDRAYVRARSVLTNKVPQGPYRGAGRPEAMFFIERIVDRLADELNMDPLALRLKNATTENYKSPLGYNIEPSRDFIEKAGEALEYRKYYPHGNSGFSVGILYHATSGGESARIQVKDGKVTFWLGGNAHGQRHDVWGKMLIQEELGVDQSIIEFMNGDSDALESGIGTWGSRSAMVGGSALVVAARKLKKKVEEANGIYSVSSLLSGEWDEYEFFDYDKTESSLCANLVTVDVSGLPKIRVEKCSAYYDAGRVLDPVYAAGQNAGGSAEGIGQVLTESLTFNDEGQPLTASIADAGVLTADLLPRFEVKFHHSESTLPSKAKGIGEAPTIGVPTALSRAIERATGLRIRETPLSMEYLMKAVKN
- a CDS encoding NAD(P)H-hydrate dehydratase, whose product is MITYKDVEKSDKNYEYFFGDMYTLMENAGRSVAGSVSKEFGCGNKILTVCGVGNNAGDGLVASSILSATNGVMVYFVKGRESLRGQHALKALSGYKGKIIEESQFENSLKEADVVLDAIFGSGFNGTPRSPFDDVITKMNSSGKKIVSVDVPSALGSEVAIHPFMTVTFTDVKEGMNEQNSGKIVIADIGIPEKAFKYAGPGDFVYYRLPEVDSHKGMNGVVAIVAGWTFYGSGIISASGAVKAGADLVRIYSNDYNRVVLSSYDPQIIVRPIDDKTLVDMEKSNSILIGPGLGKGQDISPILSHLKEFSGVVVVDADGLDLLSVIRKELSKPEIIITPHHGEFERISGTKPTEENAIAFSKKFNIVIILKGLEDLVVFHDKVIRVEGGNPRMTMGGTGDLLAGLTTAISARSSSAFESACMASLLNKTVGDLCYKEKSYWYDINDMIEKIPEAMKILLKK